The following are from one region of the Centropristis striata isolate RG_2023a ecotype Rhode Island chromosome 19, C.striata_1.0, whole genome shotgun sequence genome:
- the slc27a6 gene encoding long-chain fatty acid transport protein 6 → MALPLGWLSALATGIFAAHVLQKLCFPYFWRDVFFLLNVIRYGFTLELSKLTCSVRTVLDRFIQQAQRIPNKPFVIYEDRVHTYREVDQRSNRLANVFLRTLNLRKGDCVAMLMSNEPDFLCVWFGLAKVGCSVAFLNTNIKSKSLLHCFNCCGAKTLIVGSDLMDCLEGILPSLLNDNIQVWAMKSQSEHTQVHTLLDKVDAASEQPVAAELRATTSLKSPTLYIFTSGTTGLPKAAVITQLQSLKGAAGFWVFGGTEDDVIYVPLPLYHSAASIIGIGGTIELGATCILKKKFSASQFWNDCRKYDVTVFQYIGELCRYLCNQPKKEEDKVHKVRMGVGNGLRADVWRDFLCRFGNIKMCEVYGSTEGNLCFLNHIGKIGTVGRTNFFYKLLFKYELIKYDMVMDEPVKDSYGFCQRVGKGETGLLVSKVGALSPFFGYAGSKQLTEKKLMRNVFVKGDAFFNTGDLMAEDQEGFICFRDRVGDTFRWKGENVATTEVTEVLGLVDFIQEVNVYGVEIQGHEGRGGMAAIIVRPGLKFDGRKLFEHVMSDLPGYARPLFIRLQEVMELTSTFKQQKFQLVQSGFNPSTISDPLFILDYEVKEYIPLTDRIYQSIVAGERKL, encoded by the exons ATGGCCCTGCCTCTCGGATGGCTCTCTGCTCTGGCCACGGGGATTTTCGCAGCTCATGTTTTGCAGAAACTTTGCTTCCCATACTTTTGGAGGGACGTCTTCTTCCTCCTGAATGTGATCAGGTACGGCTTCACCCTGGAGCTCTCCAAGCTGACCTGCAGCGTGCGCACCGTGCTGGACAGGTTCATCCAGCAGGCGCAGCGCATCCCCAACAAGCCCTTCGTCATCTATGAGGACCGGGTCCACACCTACCGGGAGGTCGACCAGCGCAGCAACAGACTGGCTAATGTTTTCCTCCGGACGCTGAACTTGAGGAAAGGAGACTGTGTTGCCATGCTCATGAGCAACGAACCCGACTTCCTCTGCGTTTGGTTCGGGTTGGCCAAGGTGGGCTGCTCGGTGGCTTTCCTCAACACCAACATCAAGTCCAAGTCTCTGCTGCACTGTTTCAACTGCTGTGGAGCCAAAACTCTGATTGTTGGTTCAG ATTTAATGGATTGTCTGGAAGGCATCCTGCCCAGCCTGCTCAACGACAACATCCAGGTGTGGGCCATGAAGAGCCAGAGTGAGCACACACAGGTGCACACACTCCTGGATAAGGTTGATGCTGCCTCTGAGCAGCCTGTAGCAGCAGAGCTACGGGCCACCACCTCCCTCAAATCCCCCACCCTCTACATCTTCACCTCTGGAACAACAG GCCTCCCTAAGGCTGCAGTGATCACTCAGCTCCAGAGCCTGAAGGGAGCAGCAGGGTTTTGGGTGTTTGGAGGAACTGAAGATGATGTCATCTACGTCCCTCTGCCTCTCTACCACAGCGCAGCGTCCATCATCGGTATAGGAGGAACCATAGAGCTGG GTGCGACCTGCATCTTGAAGAAGAAGTTCTCAGCCTCCCAGTTCTGGAATGACTGTAGAAAATATGACGTGACTGTTTTCCAGTATATTGGTGAACTCTGCAGGTACCTCTGCAACCAGCCCAAG AAAGAGGAGGATAAAGTTCACAAGGTGCGTATGGGAGTGGGGAACGGGCTGCGGGCGGACGTCTGGCGGGATTTCCTCTGTCGCTTTGGAAACATTAAGATGTGCGAAGTGTACGGCTCCACGGAGGGAAACCTGTGTTTCCTGAACCACATCGGCAAGATTGGAACTGTCGGCCGCACCAACTTCTTCTACAAG ctCCTGTTCAAGTATGAGCTGATAAAATATGACATGGTGATGGATGAACCAGTGAAAGACTCATATGGTTTCTGCCAGCGAGTGGGAAAGG GTGAAACAGGGCTTTTAGTGTCCAAGGTTGGCGCCCTCAGCCCATTCTTTGGCTACGCTGGAAGTAAGCAGCTGACGGAAAAGAAGCTGATGAGAAATGTGTTTGTGAAGGGAGACGCCTTCTTTAACACAGGCGACCTCATGGCTGAAGACCAGGAGGGCTTCATCTGTTTCAGAGACAGAGTGGGAGACACCTTCAG GTGGAAGGGTGAAAATGTAGCAACAACAGAGGTGACGGAGGTTCTTGGGCTGGTGGATTTCATCCAGGAAGTCAATGTGTACGGAGTGGAAATACAAG GCCATGAGGGCAGAGGAGGCATGGCGGCCATTATTGTGAGACCAGGCCTCAAGTTTGACGGGAGGAAACTGTTTGAACATGTGATGAGCGATCTGCCGGGGTACGCTCGCCCTCTCTTCATCAGGCTGCAG gaggtGATGGAATTGACAAGCACCTTCAAGCAGCAGAAGTTCCAGCTGGTCCAGAGCGGCTTTAACCCCTCAACGATCTCTGATCCTCTCTTTATTTTGGACTATGAGGTGAAGGAATACATTCCTCTAACAGACCGGATCTACCAGAGCATCGTCGCTGGAGAACGCAAGCTATAG